The DNA segment TTCCCCGACCCGTACAACGCCTGCCTGAGCATCACCCTGCTGCCGGCCGCGCTCGCGCGGCTGACCGGGATCGAGGGCACGTACATCTTCAAGGTGCTGCTGCCCCTGCTGTTCGCGCTGACTCCGGTGCTGGTGTACCGCTCGGTGCGCAATGTGGCCCCGGCGATCGTGGCGCTGCTGTCCGCCGTGTACCTGATGCTGTTCCCGACCTTCTTCACCGACATGACGTTCCTGGGGCGGCAGGAGGTCGCCTTCTTCTTCACGGGCTGCGCGATGGTCGTGGTCACCGACACGTCCCGTCCGTTCGCGAGCCGGCGCCTGCTCTTCGCGGTGCTGGGGGCCGGCATCGTGCTGTCGCACTACTCCACCACCTATGTCCTCGTCGTCGTCCTCGCCCTGGCCCTGGTCACGGACGTGTGCTGGCGGCTGCTGACCCGGCTGCGCGGCAGGCCGGCCGCCGCACGGAGCTTCGTGACCTGGTGGCTGGTCGCGGTCACCGCGGCGGGCGCGTACGCCTGGTCGGGCCCGGTGACCCACACGACGGGGCAGCTGCACCGGACCCTGTCGCTGACGGTGCGGGAGATGACCGGCAGCACCCCCGGTGACACGGCGTCCTCGGACGTGTCCTACAGCCTGTTCAGCGGTGACTCGGTCAGCGCCGGGCAGCGGCTGCGGGACTACCGGGCGGACATCGTCAAGCAGACCGCCCGTGGCCGCGCGCAGGGCGACTATCTTCCGCTCGGCACGATCGACCGGTACCCGGTGGCCGTGGTCGACGGACAGGCGCGGCTGCCGCTGACCGTGGCCGGACGGGTGCTGGGGAAGGCCGGGATCGACGTGGCCGCCCTCAACGACCTGGTGCGGGCGTCGGCCGCGCGGCTGCTGCAGGTCCTGCTGCTGATCGGGCTGGTGGTGGCCGTCGCCGCGCGGCGCTCACGCCGGCCGGGGTTCCGCCCGGTCCGGGACCAGGTGACCCTGTCGGCGGGCATGGTCGGTGTGATCGGACTGCTGACCGTGCTCCCCCAGCTGTCGGTCGACTACGGCGTGCTCCGCGCCTTCCAGCAGGGGCTGTTCTTCTTCGCGCCGTTCGTGGCCGCGGGCTCGCTGTGGCTGGTCCGCTGGGCGCGGCGGTGGGCGGTGCCGGTGGCGAGCGCGCTGGCCCTGGGGCTGTTCCTGGACCTCACGGGCGTGGTTCCCACGGTGCTCGGCGGCTATCCGGCCCAGCTGCACCTGGCCAACACCGGCCAGTACTACGACATCTACTACGTGCACCCGGAGGAACGCTCCGCGATCCGCTGGGTGCAGCGGCGGGCGACCGAATCGCAGCGGGAGGACGTCCAGTCGGAGGTGCAGACCGACCGTTACACCTTCAGCCGGCTGCAGACCCTGATCCGGGGCCGGGCGCAGAACGACATCTATCCGGTGCTGGTGGGCTCCCGCACCTACGTCTTCCTGGGCAGTACGACGGTGACCAAGGACGAGGCCACCACGTTCTTCCGGGGCGACCTGGTGACGTACCGGTATCCGGTCGGACTGCTGAACGCGACCAAGGACAAGCTGTACAGCAACGGGGGAGCGGAGATCTACCGATGACGCGCGTACTGCTGGTGAGCCACTACTACCCGCCGCACGTGGGCGGTATCGAGAACGTGGTCCGCCACGAGGCGCTGCACCTGACCCGGGCGGGCGTCGAGGTGACGGTGCTGACCAGCGGCCGGCACACGGTCACCGAGGACGACGCGGGGGTCCGGGTGGTGCGCGTCGCGGCGTGGAACGGTGTCGAGGAGCGGACCGGGGTGCCGTTCCCTGTGCTCGCGCCGCGGGTGCTGGCGGCGGCGGTGCGCTGGGCCCGGTGGGCGGACGTGGTCCATGTGCACGACTGCCTGTACATGACCTCCTGGGCGGCCGGGCTCGCCTCGGCACTGACGGGCACGCCTCAGGTCCTCACTCAGCATGTCGCGCTGGTCGAGCATCCGTCCGCTGTGGTCCGTGGCGTCCAGCGGGCCGTCTACGGCCTGGCGGGCCGGCTGCTGCTGCGCCGTGCGCGCCGCGTCCTCGTCGTCAACGGCCGGGTCGCCGACTTCGTCACCGCCTACGGTGCCCGCGCCGTGGGCCATCTGCCCAACGGCGTCGACACCCGGCTGTTCCGCCCGCCGCACACGGCGGAGGAACGCCGGGCGGCGCGCGGGAGGTTCGGGCTCCCGCGGAACCGGGTCCTGGTGCTGTTCGTCGGCCGGCTGGTGCCGAAGAAGGGGTACGACCTGCTGCTCGGCGCCGCGGACGCGGGATACGACCTGGTCTTCGCGGGAGACGGGGCCCAGGCCACCGCGGACGGGCCCGGTCTGCATCATGTCGGCGCCCTGGCGCCGGACGAACTGGCGGAGCTGTACCGCGCGGTGGACCTGTTCGCGCTGCCGTCGGCCGCCGAGGGTTTCCCGCTCACCGTCCAGGAGGCGATGGCGTCGGGTTTGCCCGTGCTCACCACCGACGACCCCGGCTACGCCCCGTACCGGCTGGCGGAGGCCGGGGTCCGGCTGCTGCCCCGGGACAGCGGGCGCCTGCGCGGGGCTCTGCGGGAGCTGGCGCAGGACGAGGACCTGCGGGCCGCCATGGGCCGCTCCTCCCACGCCCGCGCGGCCACGGACTTCGCGTGGGAGCAGCACACGGCCGAGCTGGTGCGCACCTATGCCGCGGCCACGGGCCGCCGGACGCGGGAGGCCCTGGCGTGAAGCGCGCGACGGGTGCGAAGCCCGCGACGGCGGCTTCGCGTGTGAGGCGGGGGGCGCGTGCGATGCTGGCGATGCGTGCGGTCGCGGAGACCGCCATGGTGTACGGGCTGCTCGGCTGGCTGTACGTGGCCGTCGTGGCCGCCATCCGGCCGGACGACCTGGCCGGGCCGGTCAGCGCGTTGGTGCCGGTGCGGCGGGACACCTGCGGTGCCGTGTGCTTCGCCGTGTCGGCCACCGCGGCGCTCGCGCTGCAGACGGCGACGGGCACCTGGTGGTTCAGGGCGGCGCCCCGGCGCGGTCCCCTGATCGCCGTGCTGCGGGTCTGCACGGGGTACGGGCTGCTCGTCTGGGCCTACTTGTGCGTGAACTCGCTGACCCATCCGGCCACCCTGTCCCGGCCGCTGACCCACTTCGCCGCCGTGCCCCGGGAGGGACAGACGGCGTCCTGGGCCTTCGTCGTGTCCGCGGCGGCGCTGGTGTCGGCCAGGGCTCTGGCACGGCCCGCGGGCACCGGCGGAGGGACTTCATGACCTTGGCCACCCGGCCGTGCGCCACCGACCCCGCCCCTGTCCCCCGCCGTACGGACGCCGGACGGGCGCGGATCGCCGCGGCGGTCCGTGACCCCCTGCTGCGCAACTCCTTCTACCTCCTCGCCACCACCGCGCTCGGGGCGGCGGCCGGGTTCGCCTTCTGGATCCTGGTCGCACGGCTGTATCCGGCTGCGGACGTCGGGCGTGCCTCGTCGTTGCTGTCCAGCCTCTCGCTCCTGTCGTACTTCAGCCTGTTCGGGCTCGGCTCCACCCTGGTACGGCACCTGCCGACCAGCGACCGCCGGGCCGAAGAGACCAGCACCGCGCTGAGCACGGTCGTGGTCGCGTCGGTCGTCGTCTCCGGGGCGTTCGTCGTCCTGGTCCCCTGGGCCGCCCCCGAGCTGGGCTTCCTGCACGGCTCGCCGATGCGTGCCGTCGTGTTCGTGGTGCTCGCCACGGGCGCGGCCGTCAATCTGCTCACCGACTCCGTCTTCGTCGCGTTCCGCACGAGCAAGGTGAACCTGGCCGTCAACGGCCTGCTGATGAGCCTGGTGAAGCTGGGCCTGCCGGTGGCGTTCGTCGGGTTCGGCGCGTTCGGTGTCTTCGCCGCCAGCGGGGCGGCCTCCACCGTGGCGGCGGCGGCCAGCGTCCTCGCGATCCGCCGCGTGCTGCGGATCGCGGTGCGGCCGGCGTTCTCGTGGCGCATGCTCCGCTCGACGCTCGGATACTCGCTGAGCAGTTACCTGTCGGGCAGTCTCAACCTGGTCCCGCAGATCGTGCTGCCGATCGTCGTGCTGCAGACGCTCGGCCCTGTCCCGGCGGCCACGTACTTCGTCGCCTTCCAGATCGCGAACCTGGTCAACTCGGCGTCGTACGCGATCGGTGAGGCGTTGTTCGCGGAGGCCTCGCAGGCGGGGGTGGCGCTCGCGCCCGTCGCCCGCAGGTCCGGCAAGGCCATCGCGCTGGCGACCGTGCCGGCCGTGCTGGTGGTGTGCCTGCTGGCGCGTCCGGTTCTCACGGTGTTCGGACCGCGGTACGCGGCCGACGGTACGGCGACGCTGATCGCCTTCACGGTGAGCGCCCTGGCGGTGGCGTTCAACACCTGGGTGAGCTTCCTGCTGAAGGTGACCCGGCAGCTGGTGGCCATGGTGGTGTCCAACGTCGTCCTGGCGGCCGTCGTGCTGGCCGTCGCGGTGTCCCGGCTGGACCACGGGCTGCAATGGGCGGCCGTGGCCTGGGGCGTGGGCAACCTCGCCTCCGGGATCGTGGCGGGTGCGGCGCTGCTGGCCGGTGGCCTGCGCGAGCCGTACAGCGGGCGGCACCGGCGCCGGCGCGGTGAACGGGAGACGGCGTGAGAATCCTGCAGATCGTCAACATCGGCCAGGAGGCCGGAGGCGCCGAGAAGAGCGTCCGGCTGATCACGGACGGCCTGCGGGCCCGGGGGCACGAGATACGGGTCGTCGCCACCGACCTGCTCAGCGACGGCGGCCAGGTCTTCGCGGACGAGCTGGTGCCTGCCATCTCCGGCCACGCGGTACGGCGGTTCACCCGCAAGCTCTGGTACCGGCAGGCGTACCGGCAGGTCTCGCACGTCGTGCGCGCCTTCGCGCCGGACTGCGTCCACCTGCACACCATCGGGGAGTTCAGTCCCTCCGTGCTCGCCGCGACCGCCGGGGTCCCCCGGCTGCTGACCGTGCACGGGCCGGAGGACTGGACCCGCTCGCTGCTGCGGTGGAACCTGCCGAGCGCGGTCGACGGCCGGCTCACGCCACCCGACGCGCTCCGGTACGCCTACCTGCGCTGGGTCCAGAGGCCCGCGTACCTGCCCCGGCTGCGGCGCGTGGACCGGGTGCTGGCGCCCAGCCGGTACTTCGCGGACTCCGTGCGGGCCGACTTCCCCGCGCGTGTCCCCGTGCACGTGCTGCCGAACGGCGTCCCGGGCACGGTCGCGGCACGTCCGCTGCGGACGGCGGAGAACGTGCTGTACGTGGGGCGGCTGGAACGCGTCAAGGGTGTGGACGTCCTGCTGGAGGCGTTCGGCCGGCTGGACCGCGGCCGGCTGACCGTGGTGGGCGACGGCACGGACCGGTCGCGTCTGGAGCGTCTCGCCGGACCGCGCGTCACGTTCACCGGCTGGCTGGACGAGGCCGGGGTGGCCGAACGGCTGACGGACGCCTCCGTCGTCGTCCTGCCGTCCCTGTGGCCGGAGAACTTCCCGACCGTGGCGCTGGAGGCCCTCAGGACCGGGCGCGCGCTGGTCGCCTCCCGCGTCGGTGGCCTGCCCGAACTGGTCGGGGACGACAACGGGGCGCTCGTCCCCGCGGGCGACGCGGAGGCGCTGGCGGGCGCGCTGCGCGGCCTGCTCGGTGACCGGGCCGGCCTGGAGCGCAGGGGAGCCGCGTCGGCGGTCCGCGCCCACCGCTACACCGTCGAGGTCTTCCTCGACGCCCTGGAACAGCACTACAAAGAGGTGGCGGGACGATGAAGGTCGTGATCGTGAACGCGTTCGAGCGGGGCAACCGGGGTGACGCGGCCCTGCTCAGCGTGGCGGTCCAGCAGGTCCAAGAGGCGTTCCCCGATGCCCGGGTGCTCGTCGCGGGCTTCGAACACCCCTATCGGTGGCCGGAGTTCGACGGGGCCCGCAACATCGGCTCGATCCGCCGCTACGCGGGCGACGAGGCGGCGAGCCGCCCGGCCCGTGTCCTGCGCAAACTGCTGGTGCTGGCGCTGGTGGCGGTCGCGGCACTGCCCCTGGGCGTCCGGATCGTGCGGGCGTTCGCCGGACTGCTGCCCCGGGAGATCCGCGACGAGACCAGGGCCGTCACCGAGGCCGACCTGGTGATGGCGCCGGGCGGAGGCTTCCTGAACGCGCGCGCCGATCTGCCCTCAGACCTCAACATCGCCTTCCTCCTCCTGCCCCTGTGGCTCGCCCAGCGCGCGGGGGTGCCCACGGTGCTGGGTCCGCAGTCCTACGGCCCGTTCCCCCGCCGCCGGCAGCGGCTGATGGTGCGCCGGGTGGTGGGCCGCGCCGCGGTCGCCGTGGCCCGCGAGGACATCAGCGTGACCCGGCTGGCCGAGGCGGGGGTGACGGCGCCGACCGTGGAGCGCGGCGTCGACAGCGCCTTCGTCTTCCGGGGCGGCTCACGCCGTCCGTGGCGTGCGGAACTGGGTGTCCCGGCCGGTGCCCCGCTCGTGCTCGTCACGGCCCGCCGGCATCTGGCGCCGGAGCCGCAGGCCGCCTACGAGGAGGCGGTGGCCGCCGCCGTCCGTCATCTGCTCGAACGAAGCTGCCACGTGGCGCTGGTGCCCCAGGTCACCTGCTCCTTCCAGGCCGACGACGACCGGCTGGTGAACATGCGCATCGCCGAACTGGTCGGTTCGCACCGGCAGTTGCGGGTTCTGGACGACGCCGGAATCGACCACCACGACGTCCACGCCCTGTACGGCGCCGCCGACTTCATCCTCGGCACCCGCTTCCACTCCGTCATCTTCGGCCTGACGGCGGGCGTGCCCTGCGCCGCCGTGGAGTACGACCACAAGACCCGCGGCATCATGCGGGACCTCGGACTGGAGGAGTGGGTCATCCGGATGTCCGACGTGCGGGGAACCGCCCTGATCCCGCTCGTCGACCGTCTCCTGGCCGACGGCGAGGAGTACCGCAAACATCTCGCCGCCGTCCTGCCGGCCTACGCGGAGCGTGCCGCCGGCTTCGTTCCCGTGCTGCGCGCGGCGGTCGGCCGATGACGCCCGGCACGGGTGCGGACGGGACGGGTACGGACGGGGCGGTGCAGGGTCCCGCGGTGCTGCTGGCCGCGCCGTACTTCCCGCCGGCCATAGGAGGTGTCGAGCAGTACGTCTGGAACCTGGCACGGGAGCTGCGCGACCACCACGGCCGGCGCGTCGTGATCGCGACCACGAGCACGCCCGGACCGAACGGCAGCGGGCCGGGACGCTATCAGGACGGCCCGGAGGGGTGCACGGTCTACCGCCTCGCGGCCCCCCTGCGCGTCTCCCGTACGCCCTACGGCCCCGGCTGGCGGCGGCAGTTGGGCCGGATCATCCGGGCCGAGGAGGTGGACCTGGTCAACGGCCACGCTCCGGTGCCCTTCTTCGCGGACGCGGCGGCACTGGCCGCCCGTGACACCGGACGCCCGTTCGTCCTGACCTACCACACCGGACGGATGCGCAAGGGCGCGTTCCTGCGTGACGCGGCACTGGCGTGCTACGAGCACACGGTGCTCGCCCGCACCGTACGGCTCGCGCGGGAGGTCATCTGCTCGTCCGACTACGTGGTCGCCGACCTCCCCCATCTGTTCCCCGGCCGGGCGACCGTGATCCCCCCGGGTGCCGATCTGCGCCTGTTCACCCCGAGCCCGGTGCCGCGCGACCCGCGCCTGCTGTTCGTGGGTTCGCTGGAGCGGGGCACCGCCTACAAGGGCGTGCCGCGCCTGCTGCGGGCGATGAGTGAGCTGAGGGAACGCGGATCCGGGGTGCGTCTCGAGGTGGTCGGGGACGGGTCTGCGGTGGGCGACTACCAGCACGTGGCCGAGCGGCTCGGCCTGCGGTCGGCCGTCACGTTCGCGGGGCGCCTGCAGGGCGCGGAGCTGGCCGCCGCCTACCGGCGCGCCCGGGCCCTGGTCCTTCCCACCTCCTACGACAGCTTCCCCACCGTGCTGGTGGAGGCGATGGCCAGCGGCCGGCCGGTGGTCACCACCCCCGTCGGGGGCATCCCGGGCCTGGTCCGGGACGGCGAGAACGGTCTCCTCGTGGAGCCGGACGACGCGGACGGCCTGCGTGACGCGCTCGGCCGGGTGCTGGACGACGACGCCCTGGCCGGCCGGCTCGGCGCCGCGGCCCGGACGGAGGTCCGCGAGAACCGCGGCTGGGAACGGCAGGCCCGGCGCACGGCCGAGGTCTTCGAGCGGGCCCGGAGCGGCAGGAAGCTGCGTACGGTGGCCGTCGTGGCCCCGTACTACCCGCCGAAGGTGGGCGGGGTGGAGCACTACGCCGCGCAGGTCGCGGGTGCGGCCGACGCGGACGACGCCCTGCGGGCCGTGGTGCTGACCACGAACCCGGCCGGCCGGCGCACCCGCGTCACCGTGGAGGACGGCGTGCCCGTCGTACGGCTGGGCACCTGGGCCCGGCTGTCGAACACACCGCTCAGTCCGCTGTGGCCGGTGCAACTGCGGCGCCGGCTGGGCCGGATGCGGGTCGACGTGGTCAACTGCCACGCGCCCGTACCCGGTCTGGCGGACATCGCCGTGGCGGTGAGCGGTGGGCGTCCCGCCGTCGTCACCTACCACGCCGGTTCCATGCTGAAGGGCGAGGCCGCCGTCGACCGGATCATCAGGGCGTACGAGCACCACGTCCTGCCGCGCACCTTCGCGCGGGCCCGGGCACTGGTGGCCGTGTCACCGGTGTCCCTCGCCGCCGGACACGACCACGCCGTGCAGATCACCCCCGGCGTCGACACCGGGCGCTTCACCCCCGGTCCGCTGCCCCCGTCCCGGCGCTCACGCCTGGTCGTCTACCTCGGGCGACTGGACCGCACGTCGGCGTGGAAGGGTGTCGACGTGCTCCTGGAGGCGTTCGCCGGGCTGCCGGACGACACCCGCCTCTGCCTCGTCGGCGGCGGGGACGCGCTGCCCGACCACCTCCGGCACGCCCAGCGGCTCGGCATCGCCGAACGGGTGGCCCTGCCGGGCCAGCTGACGGGTCCGGCCCTGGTGGACGCCCTGCGGGAGGCCGCCGTCGTGGTCCTGCCCTCGCTGACGGAGGCGGAGTCCTTCGGCATGGCCCTTCTGGAGGCCATGGCCTGCGGCACGCCCGTGATCGGCTCGGACGTCGGCGGTATCCCGCACATCGTGCGGGACCGGGAGAACGGCCTGCTGGTGCCGCCCGGCGATCCGGGGGCCCTCGCCGACGCCATGAAACTGCTGCTGGACGACGGCGTCCTCGCCGACCGCCTCGGCACGGCGGGCCGGCGGCACGCGGTCACCCACTTCGACTGGAGCGCCCTCACCGCCAGATACGTACAGCTCTTCAAGGACGTGAACTGAAGTGAAGCGGCCTGGCCCGCACTGACCTGACGCATCCCGCGCCGCGGTGCCGCAATGGGGCCGGTCGCCGCTCCGGGGCCCGACGCCATGGCCGCGGACCGCCGGAGCGGCCCCGCTCACCCCGTCTCGGAGCGCACGATCACGACCGGGCAGCTCGCGTGCAGCGACACGTGGTGGCTCACGGAGCCGAGCAGGGCACGCACGAACCCGCCCCTCCCCCGGCCGCCCACGACCAGGATGTCGGCTCCCTCGGCGGCCCGCAGGAGGATCTCGGCGGGGTTGCCGTGCGCCAGCCGGGCGCGCACCGGCACGACCACGTCCGCGCCGAGCACCTCGGCCAGTTCCCGGCTCATCCGCTCCCGGGCCTCGTCGATGTCGACGTCCATGTCCACGGCGGGCGCCGACCAGCCGTACAGGCCAGGCAGGTCCCACGCGGTGACCGCGTCCACGGTGCCGCCGATCAGGCCCGCGTAGCGCACCGCCCAGCGCAGGGCGTCGTACGAGGACGTCGACCCGTCGACACCGACCACGACCCTCGGCCCGCTGACATCCCCGTCCATAAATCCCACCTCTCCAGGGGCGCTCACGCCTGCCGCTCGGCCGGCCCGCTCGCCTCAACGCTGCGCGAGACGGCGCCGCACCGCCAGAGATACGCGTCCGGCAGGAGGAAGGCCGCGAGCACCGCCCACCGCGGGGGGGGCGAGGTCGCCTACTTGGGCCTGGACGCCTCCACGATGTCGCACTCGATGAACGACGGAGGCCGCGTACACAGGGCCGCCATGGACTCCGCGAACTCGCGCGCCCCGGGGTTCTCCCGGCTGCGCATCGCCTCGTCGAAGGAGTCGAACTCCAGCACCTCGTAATAGCGGTCGGGCTGGTTCCTGTCCTTGAGGACCACCTGGTACGAGGGCCCGTTCTCCATGCCCGCGAAG comes from the Streptomyces sp. NBC_00820 genome and includes:
- a CDS encoding glycosyltransferase family 4 protein, with translation MTRVLLVSHYYPPHVGGIENVVRHEALHLTRAGVEVTVLTSGRHTVTEDDAGVRVVRVAAWNGVEERTGVPFPVLAPRVLAAAVRWARWADVVHVHDCLYMTSWAAGLASALTGTPQVLTQHVALVEHPSAVVRGVQRAVYGLAGRLLLRRARRVLVVNGRVADFVTAYGARAVGHLPNGVDTRLFRPPHTAEERRAARGRFGLPRNRVLVLFVGRLVPKKGYDLLLGAADAGYDLVFAGDGAQATADGPGLHHVGALAPDELAELYRAVDLFALPSAAEGFPLTVQEAMASGLPVLTTDDPGYAPYRLAEAGVRLLPRDSGRLRGALRELAQDEDLRAAMGRSSHARAATDFAWEQHTAELVRTYAAATGRRTREALA
- a CDS encoding oligosaccharide flippase family protein produces the protein MTLATRPCATDPAPVPRRTDAGRARIAAAVRDPLLRNSFYLLATTALGAAAGFAFWILVARLYPAADVGRASSLLSSLSLLSYFSLFGLGSTLVRHLPTSDRRAEETSTALSTVVVASVVVSGAFVVLVPWAAPELGFLHGSPMRAVVFVVLATGAAVNLLTDSVFVAFRTSKVNLAVNGLLMSLVKLGLPVAFVGFGAFGVFAASGAASTVAAAASVLAIRRVLRIAVRPAFSWRMLRSTLGYSLSSYLSGSLNLVPQIVLPIVVLQTLGPVPAATYFVAFQIANLVNSASYAIGEALFAEASQAGVALAPVARRSGKAIALATVPAVLVVCLLARPVLTVFGPRYAADGTATLIAFTVSALAVAFNTWVSFLLKVTRQLVAMVVSNVVLAAVVLAVAVSRLDHGLQWAAVAWGVGNLASGIVAGAALLAGGLREPYSGRHRRRRGERETA
- a CDS encoding glycosyltransferase family 4 protein — encoded protein: MRILQIVNIGQEAGGAEKSVRLITDGLRARGHEIRVVATDLLSDGGQVFADELVPAISGHAVRRFTRKLWYRQAYRQVSHVVRAFAPDCVHLHTIGEFSPSVLAATAGVPRLLTVHGPEDWTRSLLRWNLPSAVDGRLTPPDALRYAYLRWVQRPAYLPRLRRVDRVLAPSRYFADSVRADFPARVPVHVLPNGVPGTVAARPLRTAENVLYVGRLERVKGVDVLLEAFGRLDRGRLTVVGDGTDRSRLERLAGPRVTFTGWLDEAGVAERLTDASVVVLPSLWPENFPTVALEALRTGRALVASRVGGLPELVGDDNGALVPAGDAEALAGALRGLLGDRAGLERRGAASAVRAHRYTVEVFLDALEQHYKEVAGR
- a CDS encoding polysaccharide pyruvyl transferase family protein, with protein sequence MKVVIVNAFERGNRGDAALLSVAVQQVQEAFPDARVLVAGFEHPYRWPEFDGARNIGSIRRYAGDEAASRPARVLRKLLVLALVAVAALPLGVRIVRAFAGLLPREIRDETRAVTEADLVMAPGGGFLNARADLPSDLNIAFLLLPLWLAQRAGVPTVLGPQSYGPFPRRRQRLMVRRVVGRAAVAVAREDISVTRLAEAGVTAPTVERGVDSAFVFRGGSRRPWRAELGVPAGAPLVLVTARRHLAPEPQAAYEEAVAAAVRHLLERSCHVALVPQVTCSFQADDDRLVNMRIAELVGSHRQLRVLDDAGIDHHDVHALYGAADFILGTRFHSVIFGLTAGVPCAAVEYDHKTRGIMRDLGLEEWVIRMSDVRGTALIPLVDRLLADGEEYRKHLAAVLPAYAERAAGFVPVLRAAVGR
- a CDS encoding glycosyltransferase family 4 protein; its protein translation is MTPGTGADGTGTDGAVQGPAVLLAAPYFPPAIGGVEQYVWNLARELRDHHGRRVVIATTSTPGPNGSGPGRYQDGPEGCTVYRLAAPLRVSRTPYGPGWRRQLGRIIRAEEVDLVNGHAPVPFFADAAALAARDTGRPFVLTYHTGRMRKGAFLRDAALACYEHTVLARTVRLAREVICSSDYVVADLPHLFPGRATVIPPGADLRLFTPSPVPRDPRLLFVGSLERGTAYKGVPRLLRAMSELRERGSGVRLEVVGDGSAVGDYQHVAERLGLRSAVTFAGRLQGAELAAAYRRARALVLPTSYDSFPTVLVEAMASGRPVVTTPVGGIPGLVRDGENGLLVEPDDADGLRDALGRVLDDDALAGRLGAAARTEVRENRGWERQARRTAEVFERARSGRKLRTVAVVAPYYPPKVGGVEHYAAQVAGAADADDALRAVVLTTNPAGRRTRVTVEDGVPVVRLGTWARLSNTPLSPLWPVQLRRRLGRMRVDVVNCHAPVPGLADIAVAVSGGRPAVVTYHAGSMLKGEAAVDRIIRAYEHHVLPRTFARARALVAVSPVSLAAGHDHAVQITPGVDTGRFTPGPLPPSRRSRLVVYLGRLDRTSAWKGVDVLLEAFAGLPDDTRLCLVGGGDALPDHLRHAQRLGIAERVALPGQLTGPALVDALREAAVVVLPSLTEAESFGMALLEAMACGTPVIGSDVGGIPHIVRDRENGLLVPPGDPGALADAMKLLLDDGVLADRLGTAGRRHAVTHFDWSALTARYVQLFKDVN
- a CDS encoding universal stress protein, which gives rise to MDGDVSGPRVVVGVDGSTSSYDALRWAVRYAGLIGGTVDAVTAWDLPGLYGWSAPAVDMDVDIDEARERMSRELAEVLGADVVVPVRARLAHGNPAEILLRAAEGADILVVGGRGRGGFVRALLGSVSHHVSLHASCPVVIVRSETG